The proteins below come from a single Miscanthus floridulus cultivar M001 chromosome 1, ASM1932011v1, whole genome shotgun sequence genomic window:
- the LOC136537570 gene encoding F-box/kelch-repeat protein SKIP11-like, with the protein MDLYDKREDMALHDGDSCLAPRASRGGCEVDLQWADGLVEGAGRKRRAPEDFEDEVQEMDEVDGGGKRSKPPSPQPHTPDIREAHAPGRRTVVAGGGEHSGGGGDLIGEIGWDLSVNCLLRLSRSEYGSVASLNHDFRSLVRGGEIYRLRRQNNIAEHWVYFSCNVLEWDAYDPYRKRWISVPKMPPDECFMCSDKESLAVGTELLVFGMAHIVFRYSVLTNSWARGEVMNSPRCLFGSASIGEKAYVAGGTDSLGRILSSAELYNSETNTWTPLPSMNKARKNCSGVFMDGKFYVIGGVTNNNMILTCGEVYDTQSKTWSVIENMSGGLNGVSGAPPLVAVVKNKLYAADYSEKDVKKYDKQNNNWITLGKLPERSVSMNGWGLAFRACGERLIVIGGPRTPVGGMIELTSWTPDDKPPVWTLMDRRPSGNFVYNCAVMGC; encoded by the coding sequence ATGGATCTGTACGACAAGAGGGAGGACATGGCGTTGCATGACGGGGACTCCTGCCTCGCGCCCCGGGCTTCGCGGGGCGGATGCGAGGTGGACTTACAGTGGGCGGATGGCCTCGTTGAAGGCGCCGGCCGGAAGCGGCGCGCCCCGGAAGACTTCGAGGACGAGGTCCAGGAAATGGACGAGGTGGATGGTGGCGGCAAGCGCAGCAAGCCGCCGTCGCCGCAACCGCACACACCAGATATTCGTGAAGCTCATGCCCCCGGCCGCCGCACCGTGGTGGCCGGTGGTGGGGAACACAGCGGTGGTGGGGGTGACCTCATAGGGGAAATCGGCTGGGACCTGTCCGTCAACTGCCTCCTCCGGCTGTCTCGGTCAGAGTATGGCTCAGTGGCATCGCTGAATCATGATTTCCGGTCTCTGGTGCGAGGAGGGGAGATCTACAGGCTGCGACGGCAGAATAACATCGCCGAGCATTGGGTGTACTTCTCCTGTAATGTTTTGGAGTGGGATGCCTATGACCCCTACCGCAAGCGTTGGATCTCGGTGCCCAAGATGCCGCCTGACGAGTGCTTCATGTGCTCGGACAAGGAGTCTTTGGCTGTGGGCACCGAGCTACTTGTGTTTGGGATGGCACACATTGTCTTCAGATACAGTGTACTGACAAACTCTTGGGCACGGGGCGAGGTGATGAATTCTCCTCGGTGTCTATTTGGGTCAGCAAGCATTGGGGAGAAGGCATATGTTGCTGGTGGCACTGATTCTCTTGGCAGGATCCTCAGCTCAGCAGAGCTGTACAACTCTGAGACGAATACTTGGACACCTCTTCCTAGCATGAATAAGGCACGGAAAAATTGCTCTGGGGTGTTCATGGATGGCAAGTTTTATGTGATTGGTGGTGTGACAAACAACAACATGATCTTGACCTGCGGTGAAGTGTACGATACGCAGAGCAAGACTTGGAGTGTGATTGAGAACATGTCTGGGGGTCTAAATGGAGTGAGCGGTGCACCCCCACTTGTTGCAGTGGTCAAGAACAAGCTGTATGCTGCTGATTATAGCGAGAAGGATGTGAAGAAGTATGACAAGCAGAATAATAACTGGATCACACTTGGTAAATTGCCCGAGCGATCTGTGTCCATGAATGGATGGGGCCTTGCATTCAGGGCATGTGGTGAGAGGCTTATTGTCATTGGTGGCCCAAGAACACCAGTTGGGGGCATGATTGAGCTAACCTCATGGACTCCTGATGACAAGCCACctgtgtggactttgatggacagACGGCCATCTGGAAATTTTGTGTATAATTGCGCTGTGATGGGCTGCTGA